Proteins encoded in a region of the Candidatus Moanabacter tarae genome:
- the yejB_1 gene encoding Inner membrane ABC transporter permease protein YejB, with amino-acid sequence MIRRKLRAYLETGFVLLLFVASWVLLATLFSIGGNKGAPPLEDLSSNGWEASGLDQVAQDKGPVIWQDVDYTLGSNADWYPRNESPLLAELVARGELPHVDERVGEEPVVLKGVEGIGKYGGTWYSASTSFRRIAGMLEDTMCGPNLLRWSPMGYPLVPHIAKKVEVNDGNREYIIHLRKGMRWSDGHPYTADDILFFVDREAYEPEVGMQNSAQNLLIYRGKRAEVEKLDDLKVRIRFDAPNGLFRERLATWRGLPFCNTPAHYLKQYHPVDGNAKVIETTMKRYGMPSRRALYFFMKDPHNTEHPRLWPWLFRGYKANPPLSFVRNPYYFAVDTNGNQLPYIDRLFFDQKQKDLIGVAAAHGEFSYQSTNIGFGQFTLLMSDRNRGGYKVRQWFSTAGGSFVICFNLNHRIEESKPESRFKKKYLNNKIFRRALSVAINRPAIIHSLYAGITEPSQAAPPPDSPFFEPSLNHAFIKYDPSVANRLLDEIGLDKRDVDGFRTFPDGSSMHFFLDSPDHAAFPRGLLEFVAEDWAEVGVRVTPRQRAQRLFTLTYYSSLGDMLLGGGPIDFLPLINPQNYVPVLTSSFAPNYGKWMGRGGLFGSAEALLPGAEEPPPGHPVRRAMELYDEALQKSSLLEQVEIFRDVLKIAADNLWSINISTPAPVLAVVSNDMKNVPHRMRAGWEFLSPSNAGVETFYFSRSRDSPGAIKQIQQDILDPTPIYGKSDDSQTRVGDGGSNGGRIIAWIIKFLFITIIAGFVLMVCFRHPFVVRRLALIVPTLLVISVLIFVVIELPPGDLLDTYIANVEESGRVTGEQEIQDIKEMFLLDQPAYYRYLHWFGFRWFLTFKGEDRGLLQGNLGRSMYNFSSVNDLVGDRLLLTLCIGLSTVLFTWLMALPIGTYSAVRQYSLGDYFASLIVFFGMSMPNFLLALLLMYAGTKFFGIQVTGLFSPEFAGQPEWTISKAKDLLMHLWLPVLVVGIGGTGQMIRIMRANLLDELKKPYVMTARAKGVRPIKLILKYPVRLALNPFVSGLGTLFPQLISGGTIVALVLSLPTVGPLLLEGLMREDMYLAGSMLLILSLLSVVGTLISDLLLLVLDPRIRMEEAGSR; translated from the coding sequence ATGATTAGAAGAAAACTTAGGGCGTATCTCGAGACGGGTTTTGTTTTGCTTCTTTTCGTCGCATCATGGGTTTTGTTGGCGACACTTTTTTCTATAGGAGGAAATAAGGGAGCTCCACCTCTAGAAGACCTGTCGAGTAACGGGTGGGAGGCATCAGGTCTCGATCAAGTTGCTCAAGATAAGGGTCCTGTGATTTGGCAGGATGTAGACTATACCCTAGGGTCGAATGCAGATTGGTATCCGAGAAACGAGTCACCCCTGCTCGCGGAGCTTGTGGCTCGGGGTGAACTCCCCCATGTCGACGAGCGAGTAGGTGAAGAGCCGGTAGTTCTCAAAGGAGTCGAAGGTATTGGAAAATACGGAGGAACTTGGTACTCGGCAAGCACCAGCTTCAGGCGTATTGCAGGAATGTTGGAGGATACAATGTGTGGGCCCAATCTCTTGCGTTGGTCACCTATGGGTTATCCGTTAGTGCCTCATATTGCGAAGAAGGTGGAGGTAAATGATGGCAATCGGGAGTACATTATTCACCTGAGAAAGGGGATGCGGTGGTCGGATGGGCATCCCTACACAGCCGACGATATTCTCTTCTTTGTTGATCGGGAAGCGTATGAACCGGAAGTAGGAATGCAAAATTCTGCTCAGAACCTTCTCATTTATAGGGGGAAAAGAGCGGAGGTTGAAAAATTGGACGACCTTAAGGTGAGAATCAGATTTGATGCTCCTAATGGGCTCTTTAGGGAACGCCTGGCTACATGGAGAGGGCTTCCGTTTTGCAATACTCCTGCCCATTATCTTAAGCAATACCATCCCGTAGACGGGAATGCAAAGGTGATTGAGACAACTATGAAGAGGTATGGTATGCCGAGTCGTCGAGCGCTCTACTTTTTCATGAAAGATCCCCATAACACGGAACACCCTCGCTTGTGGCCATGGCTCTTCCGGGGCTACAAAGCTAATCCTCCACTGTCCTTTGTGCGAAATCCATACTATTTTGCGGTCGATACGAATGGAAATCAGCTCCCCTATATCGATCGTCTTTTCTTTGATCAGAAACAGAAGGATCTAATTGGCGTAGCAGCTGCTCATGGTGAGTTCTCGTACCAGTCAACTAATATAGGATTTGGCCAATTTACTCTCCTTATGTCGGATAGAAACCGTGGGGGTTACAAAGTTCGACAATGGTTTTCCACGGCTGGAGGCTCTTTTGTAATCTGCTTTAATTTGAATCATCGGATTGAGGAATCTAAGCCTGAGTCTCGGTTCAAGAAGAAGTATCTCAATAATAAGATCTTCAGAAGGGCACTGTCCGTAGCCATAAATAGGCCGGCGATTATTCATTCCCTTTATGCTGGGATCACTGAACCTTCACAAGCTGCGCCTCCTCCCGACTCACCGTTCTTCGAGCCTTCTCTTAACCACGCCTTCATAAAATATGATCCATCCGTTGCTAATCGGTTACTTGACGAAATTGGTCTGGATAAGAGGGACGTCGATGGTTTCCGTACCTTTCCTGATGGTTCATCGATGCATTTTTTTCTTGATTCCCCTGATCATGCCGCTTTCCCGCGCGGTCTCCTGGAATTCGTAGCGGAAGACTGGGCCGAAGTAGGAGTCCGAGTTACTCCACGCCAGCGTGCCCAGCGACTCTTCACACTAACTTATTACTCCTCTCTTGGTGATATGCTCTTAGGCGGAGGACCAATTGATTTCCTGCCTCTGATTAATCCCCAGAATTACGTTCCAGTTTTGACCTCTAGCTTTGCACCAAATTACGGAAAGTGGATGGGCCGTGGTGGTCTCTTCGGAAGTGCCGAAGCACTACTTCCTGGAGCTGAAGAACCACCCCCGGGGCACCCGGTGAGAAGAGCTATGGAACTTTATGATGAAGCTCTTCAGAAAAGCAGCTTGCTTGAACAGGTCGAGATATTTCGGGACGTCCTAAAGATCGCGGCGGATAACCTGTGGTCGATCAATATCTCGACGCCTGCACCCGTATTGGCAGTGGTGAGTAATGACATGAAGAACGTACCTCACCGTATGCGTGCAGGCTGGGAATTTCTTTCTCCATCCAATGCAGGCGTTGAAACTTTCTATTTCTCTCGTTCCAGAGATTCCCCTGGGGCGATTAAGCAGATACAACAGGATATTTTGGATCCGACTCCGATCTACGGTAAAAGCGACGATAGCCAGACTAGAGTTGGTGATGGGGGAAGTAATGGCGGACGCATCATCGCATGGATAATTAAATTCCTCTTTATTACTATCATTGCAGGATTTGTATTGATGGTCTGCTTCCGTCATCCATTTGTTGTGCGACGGCTCGCCCTCATAGTGCCGACTTTATTGGTTATATCGGTTTTGATCTTCGTTGTTATTGAGCTCCCACCTGGGGATCTCCTCGATACCTATATCGCCAATGTTGAGGAATCGGGTCGGGTTACAGGAGAACAGGAAATTCAGGACATAAAAGAGATGTTTCTTTTAGATCAGCCCGCCTATTATCGCTATTTGCACTGGTTTGGATTTCGTTGGTTCCTCACGTTTAAAGGTGAAGATCGAGGTCTTCTTCAGGGAAATCTGGGACGGTCTATGTACAATTTCTCCTCCGTTAACGACCTCGTGGGCGATCGCCTGCTCCTAACCCTCTGCATCGGCTTGAGTACTGTGCTCTTTACTTGGTTAATGGCGCTTCCAATCGGAACCTATTCAGCGGTACGCCAGTATTCTTTAGGAGACTATTTTGCATCACTGATCGTATTTTTTGGCATGTCTATGCCCAACTTTCTCCTCGCCCTTCTTCTTATGTACGCCGGAACCAAATTTTTTGGAATTCAGGTCACAGGGCTCTTCTCTCCGGAATTTGCCGGTCAACCGGAATGGACAATCTCCAAGGCGAAAGATCTCCTTATGCACCTTTGGCTCCCTGTGCTCGTGGTTGGTATCGGGGGAACAGGACAAATGATTCGAATAATGCGAGCTAATCTACTCGATGAGCTGAAAAAACCCTATGTTATGACAGCCCGTGCCAAGGGGGTTCGTCCCATAAAGTTGATTCTCAAATATCCAGTACGGCTCGCTCTAAATCCTTTTGTTTCCGGGCTAGGAACGCTTTTCCCTCAACTGATCTCTGGAGGGACTATCGTCGCTCTTGTTTTAAGCCTTCCCACCGTTGGACCGTTGTTGTTGGAAGGCCTCATGCGGGAGGATATGTATCTTGCTGGTTCAATGCTCTTGATTCTTAGTTTGTTGTCTGTGGTAGGTACACTTATCAGTGACTTGCTGCTCTTGGTTCTTGATCCCCGAATACGTATGGAGGAGGCCGGCTCGCGATGA